The Triticum aestivum cultivar Chinese Spring chromosome 7B, IWGSC CS RefSeq v2.1, whole genome shotgun sequence genome window below encodes:
- the LOC123158929 gene encoding NEP1-interacting protein-like 1 gives MEAAVARADTAAFFSGQEDAAGGSISRLPARVAGSIVRGVITFIFATVGTILGAITGGMIGLATESGLVRGAGIGAISGAVVAMEVVDRSMAMWRSDECGIWSVLYVLDVIWSLLTGRLVREKVDPAVQNAVDSQMNAAGDGFSDSPPTLSEMFDMGSASFKGMAADAIAELPATTITEQQAAVQDGGCSVCLQEFEAGEAARSLPECRHTFHMSCIDGWLCRHASCPLCRRAV, from the exons ATGGAGGCAGCGGTAGCTCGCGCCGACACAGCAGCATTCTTCTCGGGCCAGGAGGACGCGGCCGGGGGGAGCATATCCAGACTACCGGCTCGGGTCGCCGGCTCGATCGTCCGCGGCGTGATCACCTTCATCTTCGCCACAG TGGGCACGATTCTGGGAGCCATCACGGGCGGGATGATCGGGCTGGCGACGGAGAGCGGTCTCGTCCGCGGCGCGGGCATCGGCGCCATCTCCGGCGCCGTGGTGGCCATGGAGGTTGTCGACAGGTCCATGGCCATGTGGCGCTCCGACGAGTGCGGCATCTGGAGCGTCCTATACGTG CTTGACGTGATCTGGAGCCTCCTGACGGGTCGTCTGGTGCGCGAGAAGGTGGACCCCGCAGTGCAGAACGCGGTCGACAGCCAGATGAACGCCGCGGGCGACGGGTTCAGCGACAGCCCGCCGACGCTCTCCGAGATGTTTGACATGGGCTCCGCCTCCTTCAAAGGCATGGCTGCAGACGCCATCGCCGAGCTCCCCGCGACGACGATCACCGAGCAGCAAGCCGCCGTGCAGGACGGGGGCTGCTCCGTGTGCCTCCAGGAGTtcgaggccggcgaggcggcgcggagccTGCCGGAGTGCCGCCACACGTTCCACATGTCGTGCATAGACGGGTGGCTTTGCCGGCATGCGTCGTGCCCGCTGTGCCGCCGCGCCGTCTAG